Proteins encoded by one window of Girardinichthys multiradiatus isolate DD_20200921_A chromosome 14, DD_fGirMul_XY1, whole genome shotgun sequence:
- the LOC124881104 gene encoding histidine N-acetyltransferase-like isoform X1, with the protein MGKPQKLDATPTSKWTLSECSGSTTTAPDSYCRMKIDTNLTPQLPEAPSQAGLQFAVATEEDFDEIMAMSQDIYGGLDYLPTRYTSWLQDSNRTVILARKEGKVIALESACVIDDGGTMLVEGLRVAPQERGKGVAGVLLRFCSELVKSKFPDVKVTRLTRDDQLGPKDFEKYRIITKQGILLVRFRAEELKLRLCDIISRDGIHSSVSTHQSCPPPVRLDQTSIHQLYLTTDLMQGVLPNATVIQDWQPFKLLPSNFSILLKKDIDWMVDDLSSPTVASLCTFPFRVPIGDDWYYLNIDMFGKDLNLAQQQFLCHLQRHTTNLKGHVMCQIFLEPGLWKPMVDFCQNTLNVDLVKEYTEQCVVESDLI; encoded by the exons ATGGGAAAACCACAGAAACTGGATGCCACTCCAACATCAAAGTGGACATTGTCTGAATGCTCCGGCAGTACCACCACCGCACCAGACAG ttaCTGCAGGATGAAGATTGATACCAACCTGACTCCACAGCTTCCTGAGGCCCCTTCCCAGGCTGGCCTACAGTTTGCTGTAGCCACTGAGGAGGACTTCGATGAAATTATGGCAATGAGCCAGGATATCTATGGTGGTCTGGACTACCTTCCCACCAGATACACTAGCTGGCTTCAGGATTCCAACCGCACGGTTATTCTGGCACGCAAAGAAGGAAAAGTG aTTGCTCTGGAATCAGCATGTGTGATCGATGATGGCGGGACTATGCTAGTGGAGGGTCTTCGTGTTGCCCCTCAGGAAAGAGGGAAGGGAGTAGCAGGAGTTCTGCTGCGCTTCTGCTCCGAGCTGGTCAAATCCAAATTTCCAGATGTAAAAGTGACCCGCTTGACCCGTGATGACCAGCTCGGGCCCAAGGACTTTGAAAAGTATCGCATCATAACTAAGCAG GGTATTCTGCTAGTGCGTTTCAGAGCTGAAGAACTCAAACTGCGACTTTGCGACATAATTTCGCGTGACGGCATTCATTCATCTGTATCCACACACCAGTCCTGCCCCCCTCCTGTGCGTCTCGATCAAACATCTATCCATCAGCTTTATCTTACTACTGACTTGATGCAGGGAGTGCTTCCTAATGCCACCGTCATTCAAGACTGGCAGCCATTCAAGCTTCTGCCAAGCAATTTCTCAATCCTACTGAAGAAGGACATTGACTGGATGGTGGATGATTTATCCAGTCCTACTGTGGCCAGCCTTTGTACCTTCCCTTTCAGGGTGCCCATTGGAGATGATTG GTATTACCTGAACATTGACATGTTTGGTAAAGACCTGAATTTGGCTCAGCAGCAGTTCCTGTGCCACCTTCAGCGCCACACAACCAACCTGAAGGGTCATGTGATGTGCCAGATATTCCTGGAGCCTGGTCTTTGGAAGCCTATGGTCGATTTCTGTCAGAACACTTTAAACGTAGACCTGGTGAAAGAGTACACTGAGCAATGTGTGGTGGAATCAGATCTGATCTAG
- the LOC124881104 gene encoding histidine N-acetyltransferase-like isoform X2, with the protein MKIDTNLTPQLPEAPSQAGLQFAVATEEDFDEIMAMSQDIYGGLDYLPTRYTSWLQDSNRTVILARKEGKVIALESACVIDDGGTMLVEGLRVAPQERGKGVAGVLLRFCSELVKSKFPDVKVTRLTRDDQLGPKDFEKYRIITKQGILLVRFRAEELKLRLCDIISRDGIHSSVSTHQSCPPPVRLDQTSIHQLYLTTDLMQGVLPNATVIQDWQPFKLLPSNFSILLKKDIDWMVDDLSSPTVASLCTFPFRVPIGDDWYYLNIDMFGKDLNLAQQQFLCHLQRHTTNLKGHVMCQIFLEPGLWKPMVDFCQNTLNVDLVKEYTEQCVVESDLI; encoded by the exons ATGAAGATTGATACCAACCTGACTCCACAGCTTCCTGAGGCCCCTTCCCAGGCTGGCCTACAGTTTGCTGTAGCCACTGAGGAGGACTTCGATGAAATTATGGCAATGAGCCAGGATATCTATGGTGGTCTGGACTACCTTCCCACCAGATACACTAGCTGGCTTCAGGATTCCAACCGCACGGTTATTCTGGCACGCAAAGAAGGAAAAGTG aTTGCTCTGGAATCAGCATGTGTGATCGATGATGGCGGGACTATGCTAGTGGAGGGTCTTCGTGTTGCCCCTCAGGAAAGAGGGAAGGGAGTAGCAGGAGTTCTGCTGCGCTTCTGCTCCGAGCTGGTCAAATCCAAATTTCCAGATGTAAAAGTGACCCGCTTGACCCGTGATGACCAGCTCGGGCCCAAGGACTTTGAAAAGTATCGCATCATAACTAAGCAG GGTATTCTGCTAGTGCGTTTCAGAGCTGAAGAACTCAAACTGCGACTTTGCGACATAATTTCGCGTGACGGCATTCATTCATCTGTATCCACACACCAGTCCTGCCCCCCTCCTGTGCGTCTCGATCAAACATCTATCCATCAGCTTTATCTTACTACTGACTTGATGCAGGGAGTGCTTCCTAATGCCACCGTCATTCAAGACTGGCAGCCATTCAAGCTTCTGCCAAGCAATTTCTCAATCCTACTGAAGAAGGACATTGACTGGATGGTGGATGATTTATCCAGTCCTACTGTGGCCAGCCTTTGTACCTTCCCTTTCAGGGTGCCCATTGGAGATGATTG GTATTACCTGAACATTGACATGTTTGGTAAAGACCTGAATTTGGCTCAGCAGCAGTTCCTGTGCCACCTTCAGCGCCACACAACCAACCTGAAGGGTCATGTGATGTGCCAGATATTCCTGGAGCCTGGTCTTTGGAAGCCTATGGTCGATTTCTGTCAGAACACTTTAAACGTAGACCTGGTGAAAGAGTACACTGAGCAATGTGTGGTGGAATCAGATCTGATCTAG